Within the Serratia sp. UGAL515B_01 genome, the region CCTAAATTAATGCCGGAATTCTGGCAGTTCCCGACCGTTTCTATGGGATTGGGGCCAATCAGTGCTATTTATCAGGCTAAATTCCTGAAATATCTAGAGCACCGTGGCCTGAAAGACACCTCGGGTCAGACCGTTTATGCTTTCCTGGGTGACGGTGAAATGGACGAGCCAGAATCCAAAGGGGCGATCACCATCGCAACCCGTGAGAAGCTGGATAACCTGGTGTTCGTTATCAACTGTAACCTGCAGCGCCTTGATGGCCCGGTTACCGGTAATGGCAAGATCATCAACGAGCTTGAAGGTATCTTTGCGGGTGCTGGCTGGCAGGTGTTGAAAGTGATCTGGGGCGGGCGTTGGGATGAACTACTGCGTAAAGACACCAGCGGTAAACTGATCCAGCTGATGGGTGAGACCTTGGACGGCGACTATCAGACCTTCAAGTCTAAAGATGGTGCCTACGTGCGTGAGCACTTCTTTGGCCGCTACCCCGAAACCGCAGCGTTAGTGAAAGACATGACCGACGACGAGATCTGGTCACTGAACCGTGGCGGTCACGATCCGAAGAAAATCTACGCAGCATTGAAAAAAGCGCAGGAAACCAAAGGCAAAGCGACTGTGATCCTGGCCCACACCATCAAAGGTTACGGTATGGGTGAAACGGCGGAAGGTAAAAATATCGCTCATCAGGTGAAGAAAATGAACATGGAAGGTGTTCGCCACTTCCGCGATCGTTTCAACGTGCCAGTTGCTGATGCTGATATCGAAAAACTGCCGTTCATTACCTTTGATAAAAATTCTGAGGAATACAAGTATCTGCACGAGCGCCGCCAGGCACTGAACGGTTATTTACCAACCCGTTTGCCTGCGTTTACCGAGAAGTTGGCGTTGCCAGCTCTGGAAGACTTCAGTTCCCTGTTGGAAGAGCAGAACAAAGAAATCTCTACCACGATCGCCTTCGTGCGTGCCTTGAACGTGATGCTGAAGAACCCTTCGATCAAAGATCGCCTGGTGCCAATCATTGCCGACGAAGCACGTACCTTCGGGATGGAAGGTCTGTTCCGTCAGATCGGTATTTATAGCCCGAACGGCCAACAGTACACCCCGCAGGACCGTGAGCAGGTGGCGTACTATAAAGAAGACGAGAAAGGACAGATCCTGCAGGAAGGTATCAACGAACTGGGGGCAGCATCTTCATGGCTGGCTGCAGCGACTTCCTACAGCACCAACGATCTGCCAATGATCCCGTTCTATATCTACTACTCGATGTTCGGGTTCCAGCGTATCGGTGACTTGTGCTGGTTAGCGGGTGACCAACAGGCTCGTGGCTTCCTGATCGGCGGAACTTCTGGCCGTACTACCCTGAACGGTGAAGGTCTGCAGCACGAAGATGGGCATAGCCATATTCAGTCCCTGACCATTCCTAACTGTATCTCTTACGATCCCGCTTACGCGTATGAAGTCGCCGTGATCATGCACGACGGTCTGGTTCGTATGTATGGTGACGCGCAAGAAAACGTCTACTACTACCTGACTACGCTGAACGAAAACTACCACATGCCAGCGATGCCGAAGGGGGCAGAAGAGGGGATCCGTAAGGGTATCTACAAGCTGGAAACTCTGGAAGGTAGCAAAGGTAAAGTGCAGTTACTGGGCTCCGGTGCGATCTTGCGCCATGTGCGTGAAGCAGCGCAGATTTTGGCCAAAGATTACGGCGTGGGTTCGGATGTCTACAGCGTAACGTCGTTCACTGAACTGGCGCGTGATGGCCAGGATTGCGAACGCTGGAATATGCTGCACCCTACCGAACAACCGCGCGTACCTTATGTTGCTCAAGTGTTGAGCGATGCGCCAGCCGTAGCCTCTACCGACTACATGAAGCTGTTCGCTGAGCAGATCCGTAGCTTCATCCCGGCCAGTGACTATCGTGTTCTTGGCACCGACGGTTTTGGCCGTTCCGACAGCCGTGAGAATCTGCGCCACCACTTCGAAGTAGATGCTTCCTACGTGGTGGTTGCTGCTCTGGGTGAATTGGCCAAACGTGGCGAAATCGATAAAAAAGTAGTGGCTGATGCTATTACTAAATTCAATATCGATGCAGATAAAGTCAACCCGCGTCTGGCATAAGAGGTAAAGAACAATGGCTATCGAAATCAAAGTACCGGACATTGGTGCAGACGAAGTTGAAATCACCGAGATCCTGGTCAAGGTTGGCGACAAGGTTGCGGCTGAACAATCGCTGATCACCGTAGAAGGTGACAAGGCTTCTATGGAAGTTCCTTCCCCACAGGCAGGTGTGGTGAAAGAGATCAAAGTTTCTGTCGGTGATAAAACCGAGACAGGCAAACTGATCATGATTTTTGAGGCAGAAGGTGCAGCAGCAACTGCATCTGCCGTTAAAGCAGAAGAAAAACCTGCGGCTGCTCCTGTAGCGGCAGTGGCCAGTGCGGCCAAAGACGTTGCGGTACCAGATATCGGGGCTGACGAAGTTGAAGTGACCGAGATCCTGGTGAAAGTAGGGGATACCGTTTCTGCTGAGCAGTCTCTGATCACCGTGGAAGGAGACAAAGCTTCCATGGAAGTGCCTGCGCCGTTCGCTGGTATCGTAAAAGAGATCAAAATCACCACCGGTGACAAGGTGAAAACCGGCTCACTGATCATGGTGTTCGGCGTAGCCGGTGCAGCGCCTACTGCACCTGTTGCTGCGGCAATGCCGGTAGCGGTTGCTCCTGCAGCCAGCGCGGCAAAAAATGTTGAAGTACCGGACATTGGTGGCGACGAAGTTGAAGTGACCGAAGTGATGGTGAAAGTGGGCGATAAAGTTGCCGCTGAACAGTCACTGATCACCGTGGAAGGTGATAAGGCGTCCATGGAAGTGCCAGCGCCGTTTGCGGGCACCGTGAAAGAAATCAAAATCAGTACCGGTGATAAAGTAAAAACCGGTTCTCTGATTATGGTATTCGAAGTTGAAGGGGCAGCTCCTGCCGCGGCACCTGCCCAAAAAGCAGAGTCTGCACCGGCTGCGGCCAAGCAGGAAGCGCCTCCCGCCGCGCCAGCTGCAACTGCAGTTAAAAGTGAGTTTGCTGAGAACGATGCTTACATTCATGCGACGCCGGTGATCCGCCGTTTGGCTCGTGAGTTCGGCGTAAACCTGGCAAAAGTGAAAGGAACCGGTCGTAAAGGCCGTATCCTGCGCGAAGACGTTCAGGCTTACGTTAAAGACGCGGTTAAACGTGCAGAAGCGGCTCCTGCTGCGGCTACCGGCGGTGGTCTGCCGGGCATGTTGCCGTGGCCGAAAGTCGACTTCAGCAAGTTTGGTGAGATCGAAGAAGTTGAATTGGGGCGCATCCAGAAAATTTCTGGTGCCAACCTGAGCCGTAACTGGGTGATGATCCCACACGTGACTCACTTCGATAAAACAGATATCACCGATCTGGAAGCGTTCCGTAAGCAGCAGAACACAGAAGCCGAAAAACGTAAGCTGGATGTGAAGTTCACCCCTGTGGTGTTCATCATGAAAGCCGTTGCAGCCGCTCTGGAGCAGATGCCACGTTTCAACAGTTCTCTGTCCGAAGATGGCCAGAAGCTGACGCTGAAAAAATACATCAACATCGGTGTTGCGGTAGATACGCCAAATGGTCTGGTCGTTCCCGTATTCAAAGATGTGAACAAGAAAGGCATCGTTGAACTTTCTCGTGAGCTGATGGCTATCTCCAAAAAAGCGCGTGACGGCAAGCTGACCGCAGGCGAAATGCAGGGGGGATGCTTCACCATTTCTAGCCTGGGTGGTATCGGGACAACCCACTTTGCTCCGATTGTTAACGCGCCTGAAGTGGCCATTCTGGGCGTCTCCAAGTCGTCTATGGAGCCGGTGTGGAACGGCAAAGAGTTCACGCCGCGTCTGATGATGCCAATGTCGCTTTCATTTGATCACCGTGTGATTGATGGTGCTGATGGTGCGCGCTTTATCACCATTATCAACAATATGCTGGCTGACATCCGTCGTCTGGTAATGTAACTGTGTGGGGGCGCTTTTGTTGCGCCCCTACCTATCCCTACTACCGGTTTTGTCGGGTTGTTGCATAGCTCGACAGGATTGTTGCGACATAGGTCACCTGAACATGCTTTGCAGGCTATTAACAATTCTGTAAACTGCTCGCGGTGTATGCGTCCCGGTGGATGAAGGACGTTATAAGATTGATTAGTAATAAAAATGACGTCTGACCCGCCGGACAAACAATTAAGAGGTCATGATGAGTACTGAAATAAAAACTCAGGTCGTGGTAATTGGGGCTGGCCCGGCAGGTTACTCTGCTGCTTTTCGTTGTGCTGACTTAGGTCTTGAAACCGTTCTGGTAGAGCGCTATTCCACTCTGGGTGGCGTTTGTCTGAACGTGGGTTGTATCCCGTCAAAAGCACTGTTGCACGTTGCTAAAGTGATCGAAGAAGCTAAAGCGCTGGCTGAACACGGCATCGTTTTCGGTGAGCCGAAAACCGACATCGATAAAGTGCGTATCTGGAAAGAAAAAGTTATCAATCAGTTGACCGGTGGTCTGGCCGGTATGGCTAAAGGCCGTAAAGTCAAAGTAGTCAATGGCCTAGGTAAATTCACCGGTACTAATACCATGGTAGTTGAAGGCGAGGGTGGCGCAACCACTATCAATTTCGACAATGCTATCATCGCTGCAGGTTCCCGCCCAATCCAACTGCCTTTTATTCCTCATGAAGATCCCCGCGTGTGGGACTCTACTGATGCACTGGCACTAAAAACTGTTCCAGAGCGCATGCTGGTCATGGGCGGCGGTATCATTGGTCTGGAAATGGGCACCGTATACCATGCACTGGGTTCTAAGATCGACGTGGTTGAAATGGCCGATCAGGTCATCCCAGCGGCTGACAAAGATGTAATCAAAGTTTTCACCAAACGTATCAGTAAGCATTTCAATCTGATGTTGGAAACCAAAGTCACGGCGGTAGAAGCCAGAGCAGATGGTATTTACGTGACGATGGAAGGCAAAAAAACGCCAGCAGAACCACAACGTTACGACGCGGTGCTGGTGGCGATTGGCCGTGTGCCGAATGGTAAATTGCTGGATGCCGGTAAAGCGGGTGTTGAGGTCGACGAGCGTGGTTTTATCCATGTCGATAAACAGTTGCGCACCAATGTGCCACATATCTTCGCGATTGGTGACATTGTTGGTCAACCGATGCTGGCACATAAAGGTGTCCATGAAGGCCACGTTGCTGCTGAAGTGATTGCCGGAATGAAACACTACTTCGATCCGAAAGTGATCCCATCGATTGCTTACACTGAACCAGAAGTGGCATGGGTAGGGTTGACCGAGAAAGAAGCTAAAGAGAAAGGCATCAGCTACGAAACGTCCACTTTCCCGTGGGCAGCTTCTGGCCGAGCTATCGCTTCCGACTGTGCGGACGGCATGACCAAGCTGATTTTCGACAAAGAAACGCATCGTATCATCGGTGGCGCCATTGTCGGTACCAACGGCGGGGAATTGCTGGGTGAAATCGGCCTGGCTATCGAGATGGGATGTGACGCAGAAGATATCGCGTTGACTATCCATGCTCACCCAACGTTGCATGAATCCGTCGGCTTGGCAGCAGAAATCTACGAAGGTAGCATTACTGATTTGCCAAATCCGAAAGCTAAAAAGAAGTAACTCCTGCGGTTTGAACGTTTGATAAGCGGCTCCTGATAAAGGGGCCGTTTTTTTTAGCTCTCCGTTTATTTAGGAAACACCGCCTAACTCCTAGCCTCAAATAAAGGGGCTTTTTCGTTACTCATTACTTATAAATTTATCCTGTCGCACTCAATAACCATTGTAAAAGAAGGGATGTTATGTTTTGCTCATTTGGTTGAATATGCCGATGACCGGTAATGCTCTCCTACCTATGCACTCTGCTTTGTAGCCGATTACGCTACGGTCAACGATTCAGCAAAGATTTAATGTTGCTTTTATGTGAACGAATTAACAACCGATCTAAATCCTGATATGCTGGCTGGGCGGAACCGGGCACTGTACCTTACAGGCCAGGATATCGACAGCAGTGCCCCGTCAGGACCAATGGCATGAATATCGCCGTGCGCTCGACCCACCGTATTTCAAGCCGTAGCGTTGCTGACCGCACTCGTCTATCCCATTTGACATACGGAGTTAAACTCCAAGGGATGAACGAACTAGGTTGCTTGACTACAACTTGAGGTTCACAGGGTATTAACCCGGTTTGAATATACAGCGCCAGGCACAATAAATGATAATGAGAGCGAGGAGAACGTCGTGCTAGAAGAATACCGTAAGCACGTAGCCGAGCGTGCTGCAGAGGGCATTGTCCCTAAGCCATTAGATGCGACACAAATGGCAGCGCTGGTTGAATCATTAAAGAATCCGCCAAAAGGCGAAGAAGAATTCCTATTAGACCTGCTGATTAACCGTGTACCCCCAGGTGTCGACGAAGCCGCCTATGTGAAAGCAGGTTTTCTGGCAGCTATCGCCAAAGGCGAGGCCACTTCCCCCCTGATAACCCCTGAAAAAGCCATTGAACTGCTCGGCACTATGCAGGGTGGTTATAACATTCATCCCCTGATTGATGGGCTGGATAACGACCGGCTGGCCCCGATAGCCGCTAAGGCGCTCTCCCATACGCTGCTGATGTTCGACAACTTCTATGACGTAGAAGAGAAAGCCAAAGCGGGTAACCCTTACGCCAAGCAGATCCTGCAATCCTGGGCTGATGCCGAGTGGTATCTTTCTCGCCCAGAGTTGGCTGAAAAGATCACCGTTACCGTATTTAAAGTCACCGGTGAAACCAATACCGATGATCTTTCTCCAGCACAGGATGCCTGGTCTCGTCCAGATATCCCATTGCACGCCTTGGCAATGCTGAAAAACGAGCGTGAAGGCATTACCCCCGATCAGCCGGGTACCGTTGGTCCGATCAAACAAATTGAACAACTGAATAAGAAAGGTTTCCCACTGGCCTATGTGGGTGACGTTGTTGGTACCGGCTCCTCGCGCAAATCTGCCACTAACTCGGTGCTGTGGTTTATGGGGGACGACATCCCTTACGTACCGAACAAGCGTGCTGGTGGTGTGGTTTTGGGCGGTAAGATCGCACCTATCTTCTTCAATACCATGGAAGATGCGGGTGCTTTGCCTATCGAAGTTGACGTCTCCAAACTGAACATGGGTGACGTGATTGACATC harbors:
- the aceE gene encoding pyruvate dehydrogenase (acetyl-transferring), homodimeric type; translation: MSERLNNDVDPIETRDWLQAIESVIREEGVERAQFLIEQVLGEARKGGVSVAAGVGANHYVNTIAVEDEPAYPGNLDLEGRIRSAIRWNAVMTVLRASQKDLDLGGHMASFQSSATFYEVCFNHFFRARNEKDGGDLVYFQGHISPGVYARAFLEGRLTEEQMNNFRQEVHGKGLSSYPHPKLMPEFWQFPTVSMGLGPISAIYQAKFLKYLEHRGLKDTSGQTVYAFLGDGEMDEPESKGAITIATREKLDNLVFVINCNLQRLDGPVTGNGKIINELEGIFAGAGWQVLKVIWGGRWDELLRKDTSGKLIQLMGETLDGDYQTFKSKDGAYVREHFFGRYPETAALVKDMTDDEIWSLNRGGHDPKKIYAALKKAQETKGKATVILAHTIKGYGMGETAEGKNIAHQVKKMNMEGVRHFRDRFNVPVADADIEKLPFITFDKNSEEYKYLHERRQALNGYLPTRLPAFTEKLALPALEDFSSLLEEQNKEISTTIAFVRALNVMLKNPSIKDRLVPIIADEARTFGMEGLFRQIGIYSPNGQQYTPQDREQVAYYKEDEKGQILQEGINELGAASSWLAAATSYSTNDLPMIPFYIYYSMFGFQRIGDLCWLAGDQQARGFLIGGTSGRTTLNGEGLQHEDGHSHIQSLTIPNCISYDPAYAYEVAVIMHDGLVRMYGDAQENVYYYLTTLNENYHMPAMPKGAEEGIRKGIYKLETLEGSKGKVQLLGSGAILRHVREAAQILAKDYGVGSDVYSVTSFTELARDGQDCERWNMLHPTEQPRVPYVAQVLSDAPAVASTDYMKLFAEQIRSFIPASDYRVLGTDGFGRSDSRENLRHHFEVDASYVVVAALGELAKRGEIDKKVVADAITKFNIDADKVNPRLA
- the aceF gene encoding pyruvate dehydrogenase complex dihydrolipoyllysine-residue acetyltransferase; translation: MAIEIKVPDIGADEVEITEILVKVGDKVAAEQSLITVEGDKASMEVPSPQAGVVKEIKVSVGDKTETGKLIMIFEAEGAAATASAVKAEEKPAAAPVAAVASAAKDVAVPDIGADEVEVTEILVKVGDTVSAEQSLITVEGDKASMEVPAPFAGIVKEIKITTGDKVKTGSLIMVFGVAGAAPTAPVAAAMPVAVAPAASAAKNVEVPDIGGDEVEVTEVMVKVGDKVAAEQSLITVEGDKASMEVPAPFAGTVKEIKISTGDKVKTGSLIMVFEVEGAAPAAAPAQKAESAPAAAKQEAPPAAPAATAVKSEFAENDAYIHATPVIRRLAREFGVNLAKVKGTGRKGRILREDVQAYVKDAVKRAEAAPAAATGGGLPGMLPWPKVDFSKFGEIEEVELGRIQKISGANLSRNWVMIPHVTHFDKTDITDLEAFRKQQNTEAEKRKLDVKFTPVVFIMKAVAAALEQMPRFNSSLSEDGQKLTLKKYINIGVAVDTPNGLVVPVFKDVNKKGIVELSRELMAISKKARDGKLTAGEMQGGCFTISSLGGIGTTHFAPIVNAPEVAILGVSKSSMEPVWNGKEFTPRLMMPMSLSFDHRVIDGADGARFITIINNMLADIRRLVM
- the lpdA gene encoding dihydrolipoyl dehydrogenase; amino-acid sequence: MSTEIKTQVVVIGAGPAGYSAAFRCADLGLETVLVERYSTLGGVCLNVGCIPSKALLHVAKVIEEAKALAEHGIVFGEPKTDIDKVRIWKEKVINQLTGGLAGMAKGRKVKVVNGLGKFTGTNTMVVEGEGGATTINFDNAIIAAGSRPIQLPFIPHEDPRVWDSTDALALKTVPERMLVMGGGIIGLEMGTVYHALGSKIDVVEMADQVIPAADKDVIKVFTKRISKHFNLMLETKVTAVEARADGIYVTMEGKKTPAEPQRYDAVLVAIGRVPNGKLLDAGKAGVEVDERGFIHVDKQLRTNVPHIFAIGDIVGQPMLAHKGVHEGHVAAEVIAGMKHYFDPKVIPSIAYTEPEVAWVGLTEKEAKEKGISYETSTFPWAASGRAIASDCADGMTKLIFDKETHRIIGGAIVGTNGGELLGEIGLAIEMGCDAEDIALTIHAHPTLHESVGLAAEIYEGSITDLPNPKAKKK